The nucleotide window AGCGTCACCTGCGCTCATGAGCGTACagacagcagggcacagggctgggccagccATTCTGTGCTTGAAGAGTCCTGCTGAGCCTATCGGGGGGTTGAATAAAGGACTGCCTGGATGTAGATCCttggctcagcagagctggtggtCCATGGTTCTCTCTCCAAACAGGCAGCATTCGATTCTCATTGTAACCAGCCTGAAatcctgtggctctgcagctgTCCTGGGGTGGTGGTAATGGGAAGCTCCAAAGGATCCTGttctttcccctttctgctCCTTGATAATGCACAAAGAtggctttaaaataaagatgtaaCTTCATGTAACTGGGAAATTTGTCATGTCTTCCTCATCCCGCTGGAGGTCACCCTGTAAGCATTGGTGGTGGGGTTGCGGCTGCTGGCTGaagctctgctcttccagccctcctgctgctctgtttgttCCTCTCGTGACAGTAAATGGACCCTGTTCCAAGGGGAAGTTAATATCCAAACATTAACCTCCTTCCACATCCAAAATAGATCAAggttctgtttcttttctgtgaagttttttgctaatgtttttttccttcctttaatAAACTGGCTGGAACTGCAGCCTCAAAAAGACTCGTCCTGAACTGTGCTGAGTGAGGCAAAGGATGGATCATCTTTTCTTGTGCAGTAGTTTCCCTCCTGAAGCAGGTCTGGTAAGTAATTCTGGGCCAGAGAGAAGGGCTGTTCGTGTGACAGGCTGAGCTCTCGCCTCAGAGAGCTCACACGTGTCCGGAGCACTGTCCTGCACGCTCTTGCTCTTCCCGTGTCGCTGCTTGTGCAGTGAGCTCCAGCTGGACCCAGCACTCTGCACTGTCGAAGGGTAACAGCACAAGCGTCGCAAGGAGAGATTTTACTGAAATgagggggagcaggagaggTGCAGTGTGTTACCTGTGCAACCAGACAAGACTCCAGCAGCCTGCCTGGTGCACAGACACCTGCCTTGCATCCAAACAAGTGCCAGTGGAGCCAGGACTGTGCCAGGCTTGCACGCCTCCTCCCCGCTTCTGGAGGTCTCACTGCTTCCTGCCCCACTCCCTGGAGGGAGTCAGGGAAACGCTTGGACCTATCTGCTATGCTGGCAGATGTGAGTCCTGGGTATGGGGCAGAGTTAATCTGTTTTATCTttgtgctgttcccagctgctgctcccttaCATCTAAGGAGGAGACCGCTTTTCTCGACTAATTAGCAGATTAGCCATAAATGCCAAGGAAGATGCTTGAGTGTCTGATCAGATGGCTTCTGACATTTCAACTGGCAATGTGTCTGTGTTTACTCAAAACACCCTCTTAGTAGAGAGCCGAGAGCCAGATCCTCAGGCAGCGTGTGTAACCCTCCCTCATGGCTGTGGCACGTTTAAAGCCACCTCATCAAAGCTGCAAAGtgattgttatttttctttcactggaAGTTATCTTCAGCTGACTTGGTGGCTCTCCCTTCAGGACTCAGCTTTATCCAGCCATCAAACCTGTGGGTTCAGGTCAGCCCTGAGATGTCCCAGCTCCCTTACAGCTCTGCCCTTCACCCATCCTTCATCCCGCCGCCTCTTCTCCCACGGAGCCACAACATGTGATGCCTGGCTGCCACAgaccccagtgtcactgctgtgcaTTTGTGTCAGCAGGCATATGTGGTGCTTGGATGTAGTTTTTCAGAGCATTTGCAGGTGCTGATCCCTGCGGGTCTCCAGGAAGCACCCCAAgggcccctccagcccctcctcttGTCTCCCAGCCACCTCCTTTGGGTGCCACATCAGTAGGAGTACCCACTTTTTGGGGTGAAGCCCCATATGAGGCTCCAATGCCCATGTGGAAGCTGGTAGCTGTGCATGGGATCGGGCTTCCCTGTacctcagtttccccactgaCAGGACAGGCACGCTGGCTGTGCCGGTGATCTTGCTCATATTGCCAGGTACTGACTTTCCTTAAACGTCCtgttccctcctctccctgggctgtCATGGGGTCTaagcccatccctgcctgcctgtaGCCCTTGTGACCCGAGAAGGaccccagcccggccctggcAAGCCCATCCTCAGCATCCTCAAGCCCCGATGTGTGTGGGACCAGGTGCacgtgtgtttgtgtgtgtgtgtgtgtgtgtgtgtgtgtgtgttcgtgtgtgtgtgtgtgtgcaggggcagggcaggcagcagcacggAGAGCCAGCCGGTGGCCGCCGGGAGCGGCAGGGCAGGTCAGGCAGCACatgagggcaggggcagcaggacgcaggcagggctgcaccaGCAGCGGCGGGAGGGCAGCACCAAGGGCAGTGTCGGAGCAGCACCGACGGCACCACCGGGGACAGTACCGGGGGCACTACCAGGGACAGTTGTTCTCGCAGCACCGGGGCACCACCGGGGGGCACTACCGGGGCAGTAGTGTTGGCAGTACCAGAGGCAATTGTGCTGACAGTAGCGGGCCAGTTCCGCTGGCAGTACGGGGGCAGTACCGGGGCAGTACCGGGGCCGGgtcccgggccgggccggcagAGCGCGCGCTACCCGGCGCTCTCCCCCCGCGGCTCACGTGGGAGCCGGACGAGGGGGCGTGTCCCCAGGGAGGCGTTCGGCCAATGATAGGCTGCGGGCGGAAGGCCTGGCCAatggcggggcgggggcggggcgcCACCAGGGCCCGCCCCCCGGTGCCGGCGGGAGGGCGCGGGCGGCGCGCGGGGCTGCGGCACCCACGGGCGGCCGCGGCGGGACCGCGCCGGCTCcgagcgctcccggggccgcgccggggccgctccGCGCCGGGACCCCGCGCCGCCAACCCGCTCCCAGTGgggccccggccccggcagcgccgccCGCCCTCCCGCCGGCACCGGGGTCCTACCCCGGGGGAGAAGCAGAGGCAGGTGGGTAACGCCGGGGCTCCGCGGCGGGAGGGCGGAGTTGGTGGGACCTGTTGCTGTCCGGTTCCGGGGGCTCCGTGGTTGTCACGCTCCGCGGCAGGCGGGGGTCAGAGGCCCCGAGGGTCAGAGGCGCAGCCGGGGGCTCTGCCCGATCCCGGTAAAAAGCACAACGGGGGCTGCCTTGTCCCCCCAACTGCTGCtacccagccccggccccgtTCTGTATGCGGGACCTCGCAGCGGCGTCCCGCcggcaggaaaaaggaaaaggagttgGAGAATGGAGAGGGAATCGGAGCGGGGCCAGAGCTATCCGGAGTCACACGAAGTGCACGGGAAGGAGAGCTTGGGCCGGGATGAGGCGACGGATCACCCACTGGGGACAGCTCCAGCTTGGTGGCCCGTGCAGGGGatgaggggcagagccagggctggattGGGGTGCTGGAAATGTCTCCCAGACAGCATCTgacctgggagctgctgcaggtcccGAACTCCAGCGGAGCCCCgtgggccctggcacagctgtcccCTGGCATCCCCACAGCCCACCCCGAGGGGCTCGCAGAGCCTGTGCCTTCATGCCCACGGTGACTGTGACTTTCTCTCTTACAGGTGCTGGAGGGAGAACAGTGATCCCTGGGTCCTCACTGCCCTGCCGGAGGAGGGGAAGCCGAGAGGAAGCTTCCCTGTGGTGTGGTGCGGCCCGGGACACAGCTGTGAGCGGCCGAAGTGACGGGGTGACGCTGTCCTGCTAccggcctggccccatcccaccGCCAGCACCACGGCCGCCCCCCTTGTCCCCGGCCAATGCCAGCAGGTGGAGGCTGCGCGCTCCATCACTGCCCTGGCATCCCGAGCGTGAGAGCGGGCTGTGGGCCCTGCCGATTCCTGCGGGACGGTGGCCATGGCGGCTGCTCTCTCCACCGGAGCGATCGTGGCAATTTCTTTTAACTGTGTCATTGCGTTGCTCAtcttcatcctcttcctcatcctctgcAAAGCCTGCAGGACCCCGTCGTGTCCCAAGAAGACCCCGGCTTCTGATGTGGATGAGTCAAGGAATGAAGAGAAGtacctgctgcagccctgatcTGCCTGGGGACTGGGGTATCCGGCTGTGCCGAAGGAGCTGTGCCAGACTGGATGCCTGTGCTGGGACTCGAGTGCTGGACCAGGCACGATGAAAGCTGAGGGGACACCCAGCTGCTTGCAGGGGCTGTGAGAGGGGGCACAGTCCTTTGCCTTTGTGGTTTTGGTCTGTGAAGTTCCCACGAGTGCCCACAGTGATGATGGGGATAGAGAGACAACTGATGGGGATATGCTGCAGGGACAGTCATGCCTGTCCCAGCAGCCAGTGAGCACAATAGGAGCTCTGCCTTCCTTCAAGTGCACCCCTCATTTGGGAAGAGCTTGCAGGCTCTTTGGTGCTCGTGGCCTGGGACAGTGGCAACAACGTCACAGACCTGAGCAAAGCTGGCTAGGGGCCTGGagaggggaggcagcagggctggcacaagTGTAGGCTGGCTGCTCCGTGGCAGGGTGCGCCCAGGGAaacctgggcagccccagcccttaCCAGTCCAGATGCCtgggggtggccctgggtgcCATGTGCTCTCAGCCTCAGGTGGGCATTTGGCAGATGTCTGTCCAGGCAGCGGGTTTAATGAGGCACAAGAGGGCCTGCAGGGTCTGCTGAtcatccccagcctgtctgTCAGTCCCCTCCAGCATTAGCTGCTAGGCAAACGACCCTACTCCTCCTCGCTGGGTGcgtgtccctgctctcccccctgcctgctcccagccgAGGTCAGCTGTGGTACTCACCctgcctgtgagcagcagaCGTGCCCTTGCAGGCATCCCCGAtcctgctgagagcagcctggTGTGGCTTTTTCCTGGGGAGATGAGGGTGCCTGGACAAATAGCTTTGAAGGTTCTTTGACCCTGCCTGTTCCCTGGGGATCACAGtggctctgtggggagggatgCTGTCATCTGGCTTATCTGCAAGCCTGACATCTGCATCCCCCGCCCTGCCAAGTGGGTGCTGTGGGTTTTGGAGGGCTCTGCCTTGCCTTTCCTAGAGCCGAGCAATAGCCACAGTCACCGCTGGCATAGCCACTGCAATAAGGGGACAGAagggtggggtgggagggatggCAGTCCGGGGTCCTGCAGAGGCTTGGCCAGGcctggcagagcctgcagctcctccccgTGTCAGGTGTAGCAAACACATCCCTTTGCAGCCTTGTTTTTACTAGACTAATAAACAGATTGTAGGACCCACGTTGTGTCTCTGAGCTCTACCCAGTGCCTGGAAAACTCGGGGGGAAGTGGAATATCCTGCCATCCTGGAGGGCTGAGGAGTGGCTGTCCCAAGGCTGGGGGACTGATGGGTCCAGGGGACTGTGGGTGGTTTGCTCAGGGATGGTGATAAGGAAGGGCTCATGTCCACATCCGTCCGTGGCTTTTTAATGCTGGGTGAAACCTGACTGGGTATTTCCTGCCTGGGGCACGTGGGAGTCAGCAGAGAGCATTCCCCAGCCTTTGTGCCAGAGGCATGGAGAGTTTCCAAGCTGTGTCCACACTTTCCAAGGATGCTTGTGGGAGACAGGCCAGCTGAGCATATGGAGGACACCTGCCACCACACCTGTCTGGTGGCTTTGGTCCCCAGGCCTGGGAGCTGTGCACAGATATCTGGTGGTGACAGCCACCGCTCATCAGCATGCTGTGaggccactgctgctcctgctgccaccgcAGCCACGCAGCAGCTGATCCTCTGCTGCACGCAGAGCGGTGGCAGGCTCTGCAaaccctgctgcccagcagttCCACAGGCACCAGCTGGGCAGAGGCACCCCAGCCCCATGCTGAGGCccctggggagaggggagctgtgagcctcccacagctggtgactggcagctgctgccatgtgctATCTGGAGGCATGGAATGTCTCTCCACAGTCCTGGGGCACCAGGCCCGGTTTCCAGGCACCCTCTGGCTTAGGCtgccaccccaaaatccaggtgTGCCATTCCATTTGACTTGTTGGGGGGTCTACAGCTCGGAGCTCAGTCTCTCTGGCCACCACTCACACAGTGGGACTGGCTGCCATGAAGCTGCACCCCTGAAGTTTTCCTAGgccccctcctgccctccatGGGGCTCTCATCTGGTGTGAGCCCAGTTAAGGCTTGGGAAAGCCAAGGGCCTTGTGGCTCTGGAGGGCCAAGCACGGTGAGACTTGCCCAGCCCAGACATGACTGCATaccacagctctcccagcacctCGGTTTATTTGTCTGGGCATAGAGGAAAAGTGTTCCTGCTGTGCAAAAAGTGGGCAGCAGGGGCCCGTGGCTTGCATGCCAAGCAGCCACCGATCAAAGCCGAGCTTGTTTGGTCAGAGGCTGCCCACAGAGTCATCATTCCCCCCTCTCACTGCTCTTCTTTGGTCCCTGGCTGTCTCACCAGGCTAAGCAGCTTCTCCAGTTTTGCTATTTCCTCCTCGGGACCTTTCTTCATCTCCTGGCCTTTCTTCTCCTGCAAAGAGACCAAGCAGGATAGAACTGTGAGCAGGGAGGAAAGCAAGGGTGAGGAGGGGTCCAACACAGGGAGGGCTGCTGGAAGGCTATGTCTGAGCTCTCACCCCTCAGTGGAGGCTGATCCACAAGGCATCCCAGGGGCTCCCTGCCTGTGTGCTAAAGCAAACTACCAGCATCTTGAGAAAAATCACATAGCACAGGAAAGGCCCTGCCCAGTTCAGCCCTCACTTGTTTGAGTGCAGCAGGAGCTTTCCAGGCCTGGCAGAGGATGATGTCCCTGCTGAAGGCACAAGTTCCACTCAGTGCTTTGGGCAGAACatgtttctgctgtgctgtgggctgCAGCATTGCTCTCAACTGAGTTCTGGCACTTTGGGAAAGTGATTAACTGGGCTTAGGCTCTCCAGGTTCACATCACATAagacacagctgcagcagaggaatttTCCAAGCTGCACTGAGCCCACCAAGCCCTTTTGCAGCTGAGCATCTATGCCATGGGATTTCTCCAAAACAGCACCCCCACAGTCACCACTTCCATCATGCAGTGTTGCCTTTCACTCACAACCTTCCCCTTTGCCAGCCTGCTGGATCTCGCTTTGCCTCTGGATTTGGTGGGATACCCCTGCTTTGGGGCTGGGGAGctcctctgtgtgcagcatggccctgggcaccccaggaAGCAGCTGCCTAGCACAGGTGAGCAGGAGGGTTGGCACAGTCTGGCAGGTGGGCTCAGGAGAGGTGGCAGCCggcttccagcactgcagcagagcaaagggaagggaaCATCCCTGACCGAGCTTGGAGGCAGCCCGCAGGAAGCTGCTGTACTGCCTCTTCTTGGCATCCCCCaagcacagcctctgctctccGTGCTCTCACAaggccagaggagcagcactcAGCATTGGAGGAAGGAGactgccagctttcctctctccccactTAGAGCAGATCAATTCTGCTCCTGCCGAACCAGCCCCGCTAATGGCCGCGGGCACCGCAATTACAAACACACACCTTCCCTTCAGCGCTAAGAAATGCCAGCGCACAACACCGGGAAAGCTGTTATCCCGCGTGGATCGCACTGCGTTTCTCTAGCAAAcgtgggcactgctgggtgaTGACAACGGGGAAAGTCCCCGGGGAATCCCTCCTTGTGTCCTCCCTCCTCCCAACCTCGATGGAACGGAGGTTTCCTAAGCTGCCAGAGGACACTGCCGAGATGAAAGCAGTCCGGGgggaggatggggacagggatatTTGGAAACCCCTCTGCCCCCAAGAAGAGAACCCACTGCTGTTCTGAGCACTGGGATGAGCCCAGGTTGGTTTTCTTACGGAGACCATCCGTAAATAAAACACGGTGGGACAGTGCTGGTTTGTGTTGATgccagcaggtgagcagcacccTTTGGGGCTCTGGTCTGGGCACTGCGAGTGATGATTTTAATAATGGCCTGCACCATAGCAGAGTATCTCTCTGAGTGAGAGCCTTGGCATAAACACGGCTGCTCAAGGTATTTCAGGACGTAgctatttctgcagaaaagatgTTTTGCTGTCTGACAGCATTCAAACTCCTCCCTTTGGCACTCTGTGTCACATACAGCACCGCACAAAGGTCCTCAGGATAGGCAAAAGAGGCACCTGCTCTGCTCAAATGGGATGAGGAGATGCTGAAGCCACCTGCCACCAATCCATCTCCTTCCCAAGCCCTTTGACCTCTCTACTGGCAGGGTCAGGAAGAGACCCTGCCTGATGTCCTGTAGGCTTATGGGAACTGTGTCCAAGCCTTGCTGAATTCACCAGCCTCAGGCAAGGCTCAGCTCCTGGTCACTAAACTGTCCCTAAAACTTTGACTTTCACACTGGCTCAGCTCCTTTGGTGCTTCTGAGCACGCTGTAACAAAGCCACACGCAAGTCTGTAATGAGCCGTAACTGAACCAGAGCCCTAATTTAACGCCACATAACCAAGCAAGCAAGATGACACAGGGAATGGAAATTATAATGTCCTTTTGGGGGCACTGGAATGGAAAGTTTCCCTTTATTCTGTCATCTGCTTCTCCCAGGGCACTTGTGCTTGTGAGCTGGCTAGCCCGCCGATGGCACCAGAACAGCACTGTGGGATCTGCTTGGATGCACGTGGCAGCTTCCTGCAAATCCAGGGACTTTGGCTGCATCAGACCTCTGAGGAGCAGTCCTTCCTGGGGCAGAGCTATTGTGATGTCCCCGGCACACATGAGGTGGGGAAGTGTCACTTCCACGCACGGCTGCCAAAAGGCTCTGCCTCCAGACAGGTGTGGAGAGGGCACTCGTGGGGCTCCGCCACCATGTGTGTAGCTGAGCCTGTCCTCCACCTACATCCCTGCTTACACCACATCCATAGGGCTCAttaggagctgggagggagtcAGGGCAGATCCATCTTCCCCATGAAGCTGTTAGATGCAGAGCTGAGATTACATGGGAGgtctgtccctgagcagcatgGAATGGGTAttggagctgctcagagcagcatttgcATTGACTTTACTGTTAACTGCTTCCAACTGGAGAGCAAAATATTCCTGTTGAAATCGTgatgagggacatggcaggaaagctcagggcagggccaggaaaGGTGCTGTGTGGGGATGGACTCTACCCTGCTTACAAAATGTGACCTcagggagcagagatggagaagAAGCGCCGTTTATATCCGTGCTGCTGTTTTTATTGCCAGGTTTCTTACGGCCCTTATGCTCCCTTTACCTTGTGTCTGGGATCTTCCCTGGCTTGTCAAGcaaggaaactgaggcacagagcttAGGCTTACAGGCAGTGTGCAGGACCCTTGATGGTCCTCTCAGCCCCAGGGTGAGCACTGGCACTGGA belongs to Haemorhous mexicanus isolate bHaeMex1 chromosome Z, bHaeMex1.pri, whole genome shotgun sequence and includes:
- the ENHO gene encoding adropin; this translates as MAAALSTGAIVAISFNCVIALLIFILFLILCKACRTPSCPKKTPASDVDESRNEEKYLLQP